The Drosophila innubila isolate TH190305 chromosome 3R unlocalized genomic scaffold, UK_Dinn_1.0 2_E_3R, whole genome shotgun sequence genome has a segment encoding these proteins:
- the LOC117791535 gene encoding 28S ribosomal protein S33, mitochondrial yields the protein MSSFKYSELIKLGTQYARRMNYLSNRIFGEVARTTNDKSMKVVRMFSEEPIQKRDYVVNWYPRHVETHLLMRNLRDYGLFRDEHQDFKEEMKRLRKLRGKAPPKKGEGKRASKK from the exons ATGTCCTCCTTTAAATACAGTGAGCTGATTAAGCTCGGCACACAGTACGCACGTCGTATGAATTATCTGTCGAATCGCATATTTGGCGAAGTGGCGCGCACAACAAACGACAAGTCTATGAAG GTTGTTCGCATGTTTTCGGAGGAGCCAATACAAAAGCGCGACTACGTTGTTAACTGGTATCCGCGGCATGTGGAAACGCATCTGCTTATGAGAAACCTAAGGGATTACGGTCTCTTTCGAGATGAGCATCAGGACTTTAAGGAGGAAATGAAACGTTTGCGGAAGCTGCGTGGCAAGGCGCCGCCCAAGAAGGGTGAAGGCAAACGTGCATCCAAGAAATAG
- the LOC117791536 gene encoding uncharacterized protein LOC117791536 has product MFSSHKHLKRKTPSEGIDRREYIGHLVDEYYTSTNVEALEQVTANLANFAYDPINWPHLHEADALDVFVASVDTQNHNLQLHGVAALCNFCLDNNASKFIIENITKIGRLFLRTEHSEIVLHSLALHYQLLCAGLGSKELLINPELLKRVQHWRRESNDDRILCSEAKAKLQQVQVIKRFTQLDLETFAQFTGDYNYIHTKDIPVEERRVHGALLNAVVAGIIGTKLPGSGTVVLEQNFKFLKPCRIETDTVVTVRLLSTRKIATVEYECRQHDDVVFAGNAKLLTRSYS; this is encoded by the exons ATGTTTTCCAGTCATAAGCATTTAAAACGAAAAACACCTTCAGAGGGCATAGATCGACGTGAATACATTGGCCATCTGGTTGATGAGTATTACACCTCTACAAACGTTg AGGCCCTGGAGCAGGTGACTGCGAACTTGGCCAACTTCGCGTATGATCCCATTAATTGGCCACATTTGCACGAAGCTGATGCGCTGGACGTCTTCGTGGCATCCGTGGACACACAGAACCACAATCTGCAACTTCACGGCGTAGCCGCATTGTGTAATTTTTGCTTAG ACAACAACGCGTCCAAAttcataattgaaaatataacaaaaatcgGAAGATTATTTCTGCGCACCGAGCACTCTGAAATTGTACTTCATAGCCTAGCACTCCACTACCAGCTTCTATGCGCAGGATTGGGCAGCAAGGAGCTGCTTATAAACCCGGAGTTACTCAAGCGTGTGCAACATTGGCGACGCGAATCTAACGACGATCGCATT CTATGCAGCGAAGCTAAAGCGAAACTGCAGCAGGTCCAAGTGATAAAACGTTTCACACAGCTGGATCTGGAGACATTTGCACAGTTCACTGGTGACTACAACTATATACACACCAAGGACATACCGGTTGAGGAACGTCGAGTCCACGGCGCCTTGCTAAATGCCGTTGTTGCCGGCATTATTGGCACTAAACTACCCGGATCGGGCACAGTAGTGCTGgagcaaaatttcaaatttctgaAACCCTGTCGCATTGAAACGGACACCGTGGTAACTGTGCGACTCCTAAGCACGCGGAAGATTGCCACAGTTGAGTACGAGTGTCGACAACACGATGATGTGGTGTTTGCTGGCAATGCTAAATTGTTGACGCGTAgttattcataa
- the LOC117792036 gene encoding protein farnesyltransferase subunit beta has translation MWSSDELLFRNFQQIKNLKFDDEKVSTISSREQQKTEDSVEKCYDRFEQTQFLNPRVSQLKRIEHHKYLDSMLRTLPSHYQCLDSSRPWCVYWILQSAQLLSFTFDEQTLNGVVQFLTKCRAPTGGFGGGPGQYAHLAPTYAAVNSLCIIGTKEAYRAIDRDSLIKFLFSVRDADGSFRLHVDGETDVRGAYCAISCAKLVNIPEPVLKDLFAGSGDWIASCQTYEGGFGGAPDLEAHGGYTFCGIASLALLNEADKCDKKALLQWTLRRQMSYEGGFQGRTNKLVDGCYSFWVGATIPITQATLVGSDKSMEQTFFDIEALQEYILLCCQKANGGLIDKPGKPQDLYHTCYTLSGVSIAQHSESAQNPQVLGDMINELLPTHPLFNIPPKSVAAALSYFSNNSNSDGKL, from the exons ATGTGGTCATCAGACGAGCTCTTGTTTCGCAACTTTCAACAGATCAAAAACCTTAAATTCGACGATGAGAAAGTCTCCACGATAAGCTCCAGAGAGCAG CAAAAAACTGAAGACTCGGTGGAAAAATGCTACGATCGATTCGAGCAAACACAATTTCTGAATCCACGTGTCTCGCAACTCAAACGCATTGAGCATCACAAATATCTGGATTCAATGTTGCGCACACTGCCATCACACTATCAATGCCTGGACAGCAGTCGTCCCTGGTGTGTCTATTGGATCCTACAGTCAGCGCAATTGCTAAGCTTTACGTTTGATGAGCAGACGCTGAACGGTGTCGTGCAGTTTCTTACCAA ATGCCGTGCACCCACGGGAGGATTTGGCGGCGGACCGGGACAATATGCCCACCTGGCGCCCACATACGCTGCCGTTAACAGTCTCTGTATTATTGGCACCAAGGAAGCATATCGCGCCATCGACCGGGATTCACTTATAAAGTTCTTGTTCAGTGTACGCGATGCGGACGGCTCCTTTCGTCTGCATGTCGACGGGGAAACGGATGTGCGAGGCGCATATTGTGCCATCTCCTGTGCAAAGCTGGTCAATATACCTGAGCCTGTGCTTAAGGATTTGTTTGCTGGCTCTGGGGACTGGATTGCCAGTTGCCAGACATACGAAGGCGGCTTTGGTGGTGCTCCCGACTTGGAAGCTCATGGTGGCTATACGTTTTGTGGCATTGCTAGCCTGGCTTTGCTCAACGAGGCGGACAAGTGCGACAAGAAGGCATTGCTTCAGTGGACACTGCGTCGTCAGATGAGCTACGAAGGCGGCTTTCAAGGACGCACCAATAAGCTGGTAGATGGATGCTATTCATTTTGGGTAGGAGCTACAATTCCTATAACGCAAGCAACACTAGTTGGCTCAGACAAAAGCATGGAGCAGACATTTTTCGATATCGAAGCACTACAGGAATACATTTTACTCTGTTGTCAAAAAGCAAATGGTGGCCTTATTGACAAGCCCGGCAA GCCCCAAGATCTTTATCACACCTGTTACACACTGAGCGGCGTTTCTATTGCACAGCACTCGGAGTCTGCGCAAAATCCGCAGGTGCTTGGCGACATGATCAACGAGCTGTTACCCACCCATCCGCTCTTTAATATACCTCCGAAGTCTGTGGCGGCAGCATTAAGCTATTTTTCAAACAATTCCAACTCTGATGGCAAACTTTAG
- the LOC117791098 gene encoding uncharacterized protein LOC117791098 isoform X1: MKMIQQLLLYLLAINIRSIFASCSVTRIIMRVPREHDIGLLFDLKVFNRKTEKSQVLDFSVSAEEICTLNTTNGEQVLAGNIFGGDFGSIEPGSSITVSLVWPTVSLYNRVGSCPIVVSSVNHLNEVNKTKQILYFDTRFETLDPGNHSLRRRKDFNDCKNWDKNYFRNCTPLNCEELYFGKRSYYNRTTEQCEPAPACIGDGIQYDFYANECVDTNNFITDDEIEQLKQGKFDNNYMELHEYRTSQTNEQKQAKLNKKSVPNTKNESTKEQPRECNIGTKLSLVDFNNCFQHLNDPKVEEHTKAQEHHLTDNNKVRKKSTITSILKSFYYDWYLPLKAEREIESESENESTEANTTITKERPSSGSGSKWSRLGGLHLVEWISLILEMLLILFLVIIFQILATTVTYVVVCLSLYGLMELIATMKPYAVSGAHIGKKLTPRHKESSHEVMTSASLMSLLK; the protein is encoded by the exons atgaaaatgatacaacagctgctgctgtacCTCTTGGCAATAAACATACGCAGCATCTTTGCATCCTGCAGCGTTACAAGGATCATTATGCGTGTGCCCCGAGAGCATGATATAGGTCTATTGTTTG aTCTAAAAGTGTTCAatagaaaaacagaaaaatcgCAAGTGCTGGACTTTTCAGTTAGTGCAGAAGAGATTTGCACCTTGAACACGACAAATGGAGAGCAGGTGCTGGCTGGTAACATCTTTGGGGGAGACTTTGGCTCCATTGAGCCGGGCAGCAGCATTACAGTCTCTTTGGTGTGGCCCACTGTG TCGCTTTACAATCGCGTCGGCAGTTGCCCCATCGTCGTCAGCAGTGTCAATCATCTGAATGAGGTCAATAAGACGAAACAGATACTCTACTTTGATACCCGTTTCGAGACATTGGATCCGGGTAACCATTCGCTGCGTAGACGCAAGGACTTTAATGATTGTAAGAACTGGGATAAGAATTATTTCCGAAATTGCACTCCGCTTAATTGTGAGGAACTTTATTTTGGCAAGCGGAGCTATTACAATCGAACAACGGAACAATGCGAACCAGCTCCAGCTTGCATTGGGGATGGCATCCAATATGATTTTTATGCCAACGAGTGTGTGgacacaaacaattttataacagACGACGAAATTGAGCAGCTTAAACAGGGCAAATTCGATAATAATTATATGGAGCTACACGAATATAGAACAAGCCAAACG AATGaacaaaaacaagcaaaattaaataaaaagtctgTGCCTAATACGAAAAATGAAAGTACCAAAGAACAACCAAGAGAGTGCAATATTGGGACAAAACTGTCACTTGTTGATTTCAACAATTGCTTTCAGCACTTAAACGACCCGAAAGTAGAAGAACATACAAAAGCTCAAGAACATCATCTGACTGATAATAACAAAGTTaggaaaaaatcaacaataactTCAATACTGAAGAGTTTCTACTACGATTGGTACTTGCCATTGAAAGCAGAAAGGGAGatcgagagcgagagcgaaaATGAATCCACTGAGGCaaatacaacaattacaaaagaGCGTCCTTCGTCAGGATCAGGGTCAAAATGGAGCAGGCTAGGCGGTCTACACCTAGTGGAATGGATCAGTCTAATACTGGAAATGCTGCTCATT CTCTTTTTGGTCATTATATTTCAGATATTAGCCACTACAGTCACCTACGTAGTTGTGTGCCTTTCCCTCTACGGCCTAATGGAACTAATAGCCACGATGAAGCCGTACGCTGTGAGCGGTGCCCATATAGGTAAAAAGCTGACGCCTCGACATAAAGAATCAAGTCATGAAGTTATGACTTCAGCTAGTTTAATGTCACTATTGAAATGA
- the LOC117791098 gene encoding uncharacterized protein LOC117791098 isoform X2, whose product MKMIQQLLLYLLAINIRSIFASCSVTRIIMRVPREHDIGLLFDLKVFNRKTEKSQVLDFSVSAEEICTLNTTNGEQVLAGNIFGGDFGSIEPGSSITVSLVWPTVSLYNRVGSCPIVVSSVNHLNEVNKTKQILYFDTRFETLDPGNHSLRRRKDFNDCKNWDKNYFRNCTPLNCEELYFGKRSYYNRTTEQCEPAPACIGDGIQYDFYANECVDTNNFITDDEIEQLKQGKFDNNYMELHEYRTSQTNEQKQAKLNKKSVPNTKNESTKEQPRECNIGTKLSLVDFNNCFQHLNDPKVEEHTKAQEHHLTDNNKVRKKSTITSILKSFYYDWYLPLKAEREIESESENESTEANTTITKERPSSGSGSKWSRLGGLHLVEWISLILEMLLIVS is encoded by the exons atgaaaatgatacaacagctgctgctgtacCTCTTGGCAATAAACATACGCAGCATCTTTGCATCCTGCAGCGTTACAAGGATCATTATGCGTGTGCCCCGAGAGCATGATATAGGTCTATTGTTTG aTCTAAAAGTGTTCAatagaaaaacagaaaaatcgCAAGTGCTGGACTTTTCAGTTAGTGCAGAAGAGATTTGCACCTTGAACACGACAAATGGAGAGCAGGTGCTGGCTGGTAACATCTTTGGGGGAGACTTTGGCTCCATTGAGCCGGGCAGCAGCATTACAGTCTCTTTGGTGTGGCCCACTGTG TCGCTTTACAATCGCGTCGGCAGTTGCCCCATCGTCGTCAGCAGTGTCAATCATCTGAATGAGGTCAATAAGACGAAACAGATACTCTACTTTGATACCCGTTTCGAGACATTGGATCCGGGTAACCATTCGCTGCGTAGACGCAAGGACTTTAATGATTGTAAGAACTGGGATAAGAATTATTTCCGAAATTGCACTCCGCTTAATTGTGAGGAACTTTATTTTGGCAAGCGGAGCTATTACAATCGAACAACGGAACAATGCGAACCAGCTCCAGCTTGCATTGGGGATGGCATCCAATATGATTTTTATGCCAACGAGTGTGTGgacacaaacaattttataacagACGACGAAATTGAGCAGCTTAAACAGGGCAAATTCGATAATAATTATATGGAGCTACACGAATATAGAACAAGCCAAACG AATGaacaaaaacaagcaaaattaaataaaaagtctgTGCCTAATACGAAAAATGAAAGTACCAAAGAACAACCAAGAGAGTGCAATATTGGGACAAAACTGTCACTTGTTGATTTCAACAATTGCTTTCAGCACTTAAACGACCCGAAAGTAGAAGAACATACAAAAGCTCAAGAACATCATCTGACTGATAATAACAAAGTTaggaaaaaatcaacaataactTCAATACTGAAGAGTTTCTACTACGATTGGTACTTGCCATTGAAAGCAGAAAGGGAGatcgagagcgagagcgaaaATGAATCCACTGAGGCaaatacaacaattacaaaagaGCGTCCTTCGTCAGGATCAGGGTCAAAATGGAGCAGGCTAGGCGGTCTACACCTAGTGGAATGGATCAGTCTAATACTGGAAATGCTGCTCATTGTGAGTTGA